A window of Zavarzinella sp. contains these coding sequences:
- a CDS encoding protein kinase, with translation MTEEVLFQQLVLMPESERGPFMDRYCPEPQLRARMEALLRADADFSIGTPPEQTSGMPDPELTGTLPVLQEIDFAGVLIAGRYKLLQQIGEGGMGTVWMAEQSTPVKRRVAVKLIRVERGQSKTILARFEAERQAIALMDHPHIAKLLDAGTTELGMPFFVMELVKGIPLNEYCDQHRLTVIDRLRLFIPICEAVQHAHQKGIIHRDLKPSNILVESHDGKAVPKVIDFGLAKATNGMQLSDKTLFTGFGSVLGTPLYMAPEQATFNAIDIDTRVDIYSLGIILYELLTGNTPITRETLKKIALEEMLRMIRELEAPTPSSRLSSADNSPTVAVNRQIELQKLGRMVKGELDWIVLKALAKDRERRYESATSFAHDIERYLQHEPITAGPPSKSYRLKKFIRRNRSSVFAGLAICLTLLIGMLGTVFGLMEAKRQASRAQQSATIASNAAKEERLAKNAESQQRILAQERLSEVQASRRELQQTLYESQLLTLNDRWNGKDISIARDLLQEMIPQGDAQNLIGMEWHYFNNLINGNQAKTIYPEVDGHPMYALPELYDEGRIMFFRQNMPNGYYFEGRSYETATGQPLLGFQPISGRYRTRQGLNFFAHLGNWRHENTLMLQQLDDAPQGKLPHGFDFSLPAGREPFAIYDVRTGFKKSELAQVSLDPALIRDGWFIDHGVNCEFQTYQPAHRFRSNYFFEKSLRATVISRKQQVKEESNGKWESRIFITHLESGKKIQLFEPVPNQLIGFEFDPKGELILTMHRQHNAPNKLIIWEIATGKQRWSIVKKFSKARFKYERVFVEMEAANKESALIQYDNKTGQQLEPINIQAIYGEPIEHPRWKVRINGNRVELLHPLTQQLWKKIHVDDEILTASFQDNGQRLVIVEMPNNGGVRTTIWHLLDDQVHERTRPYSKEDNQKLFNDLNKLDPRTSVWANRTTAVGMWQFQGGAARTANDNDPPGPGVYRLSNIKTNTTREIKLPKAILSRYATLSDFPIGPGNDLSNAAIHPGGRFVAIPCWLPDEAPNRIFAILDFSELTCRYIELSKNEVYEYKILNFHETKPILFYITSNQNRQLHAFDMLAHQQLWQQKLSNMFSFRQSPDGKCLAFSSNLSDETVLFDSDTGKLIQLLPAGPNLSGSINHDFMAWSADSSKLFWANKGHIYCWNHQGEVLHHRQDAFPGEWVVAGIDLSPKNDYIALKLKETNPEAHYLGLFKTDGLTSCTAEPYRLKTSFQCLFHPTERRLLVNRSTETRTQPNTLIIWDYPRGKPLVQIAIPTGTLQFSNDTNQLYVTGTDRTMVLDFSKFIATKEPPRPPINRKLLPVYSFGLNRQLTIFGPLNNVSVYRTNPTRASHFADIALAANGIEAVIAWKKVIQLDPHFASLHFEYGCSLLAIGQQLKAEQAFRRAIELDIDCYPAYLGLAYIKQEANQYDQAIDTLQHLLKVRPCSAKVLYELGKIYFKMNDLERARIHFKESLDTIQNQFSYPLDYDLPDNVSKDLFMVLAKLHDYQQLEIVAEKSVSLKKFFREGHIWKSIAYDLQGKETEASDYLSTHSGSILPFTTKSDALYARGGIYWQQLRMLDRAEADYREVLRLSPMNEMAHNDLGCVLRDQGKYDEALNHFDQATNLNKSLWFPYRNRAYIFKYQNKYDLAVKNFREAVKLRPNNSHDVTNLALCLQRLGQPEEGIKLLQSFVPLADTMDPKISATMWIYNSACLAALGGTRNVEPITPGVTRSQLRTQALSILEEQLQDYRQRFSANPELERAMISAETTHWLKDADLAGVRHPLALFQLPTDERQAWLNFWAKVGKFQQEFTK, from the coding sequence ATGACCGAAGAAGTACTTTTTCAGCAGTTGGTGCTGATGCCCGAAAGTGAACGTGGGCCATTTATGGATCGCTATTGTCCTGAACCACAATTGCGGGCACGCATGGAAGCACTGTTGCGTGCTGATGCAGACTTTTCAATTGGCACCCCACCCGAACAGACCTCTGGTATGCCCGACCCGGAACTGACTGGAACGCTGCCCGTCCTCCAGGAGATCGACTTTGCCGGGGTACTTATTGCAGGCAGATACAAGCTGTTGCAACAAATTGGTGAAGGAGGCATGGGCACGGTTTGGATGGCCGAACAATCAACCCCGGTCAAACGGAGAGTGGCCGTTAAACTGATTCGTGTGGAACGTGGCCAATCAAAAACGATCCTGGCACGCTTTGAAGCGGAACGCCAGGCAATTGCTTTGATGGATCACCCACATATTGCCAAGTTGCTGGATGCGGGCACCACGGAACTTGGGATGCCGTTTTTTGTGATGGAATTGGTTAAAGGAATTCCATTGAACGAGTATTGCGACCAACACCGCCTGACAGTAATTGACAGGCTTCGCTTGTTTATTCCTATATGCGAAGCCGTACAGCACGCACACCAGAAGGGGATTATTCACCGTGATTTAAAACCTTCGAATATTCTCGTCGAATCCCATGATGGGAAAGCGGTGCCGAAGGTGATCGATTTTGGCCTGGCGAAAGCCACTAACGGCATGCAATTATCGGACAAAACACTTTTCACTGGATTCGGCAGTGTTCTGGGCACGCCGTTATACATGGCACCAGAGCAGGCCACGTTTAATGCGATTGATATCGATACACGAGTGGATATTTATTCGCTTGGCATCATCCTTTATGAATTGCTGACGGGTAATACGCCCATCACGCGGGAAACTCTGAAGAAGATCGCATTGGAAGAGATGTTGCGAATGATTCGGGAGTTAGAAGCTCCGACACCCAGTTCAAGGCTAAGCTCCGCAGATAATTCACCTACGGTGGCAGTGAATCGACAGATTGAGCTACAGAAACTGGGACGAATGGTGAAAGGAGAGCTCGATTGGATTGTGCTAAAAGCACTGGCAAAGGATCGGGAACGACGGTATGAATCTGCAACTTCTTTTGCCCATGACATCGAGCGATACCTGCAACATGAACCAATTACGGCAGGGCCACCCAGCAAGTCATATCGTCTGAAAAAGTTTATTCGGCGAAATCGCAGTAGCGTGTTTGCAGGTCTGGCGATCTGCCTGACCTTACTTATTGGCATGCTTGGCACCGTTTTTGGATTGATGGAAGCGAAGCGCCAGGCCAGCAGAGCCCAGCAGAGTGCAACTATTGCCAGCAATGCTGCGAAAGAAGAACGACTGGCGAAAAATGCAGAATCGCAACAACGCATTCTGGCCCAGGAACGATTAAGTGAAGTGCAAGCCTCCAGGCGGGAGCTTCAGCAGACGTTATACGAATCCCAGTTATTAACATTGAACGATAGGTGGAATGGTAAAGATATATCAATTGCTCGCGATCTATTACAGGAAATGATTCCCCAGGGTGATGCTCAGAATCTCATAGGGATGGAGTGGCATTACTTTAACAATCTGATCAATGGCAATCAGGCGAAAACGATCTACCCGGAAGTTGATGGGCATCCAATGTATGCTTTGCCAGAATTATATGATGAAGGCCGCATCATGTTTTTTCGCCAGAATATGCCAAATGGATACTATTTTGAGGGGCGATCTTATGAAACAGCAACGGGACAACCATTGCTGGGTTTCCAGCCCATTTCTGGTCGCTACCGTACCCGACAAGGTTTGAACTTCTTTGCCCACCTGGGGAACTGGCGACACGAAAACACACTGATGCTCCAGCAATTGGATGATGCCCCCCAGGGAAAACTACCCCATGGATTCGATTTTTCATTGCCTGCAGGTCGAGAGCCATTTGCAATATACGATGTTCGCACTGGATTCAAAAAGAGTGAGCTTGCCCAAGTATCACTTGATCCTGCGCTGATACGTGACGGCTGGTTCATTGACCATGGAGTCAATTGTGAATTTCAGACATACCAGCCTGCACACCGTTTTCGTAGTAACTATTTCTTTGAAAAATCACTCCGTGCAACTGTAATCTCACGAAAACAACAAGTAAAGGAGGAATCAAATGGAAAATGGGAAAGCAGAATTTTCATAACACATTTAGAATCCGGCAAGAAAATTCAATTATTCGAACCAGTACCCAATCAACTGATCGGTTTCGAGTTTGATCCCAAAGGGGAACTCATACTGACGATGCATCGGCAGCATAATGCACCTAATAAACTGATCATCTGGGAGATTGCTACTGGTAAGCAACGGTGGAGTATCGTCAAGAAATTCAGTAAGGCTCGATTTAAATATGAGCGCGTATTTGTGGAAATGGAAGCTGCAAACAAGGAATCTGCTCTCATTCAATATGACAACAAGACTGGACAGCAACTAGAGCCAATAAATATACAAGCAATTTACGGCGAACCGATTGAGCACCCACGCTGGAAAGTAAGAATCAATGGCAACCGGGTGGAATTATTGCATCCATTGACACAACAGCTTTGGAAAAAGATCCATGTAGATGATGAAATATTGACGGCTTCATTTCAGGATAATGGCCAGCGGTTGGTCATTGTAGAAATGCCGAACAACGGTGGCGTTCGAACCACTATCTGGCATCTTCTGGATGATCAGGTCCATGAACGGACTCGTCCGTACTCAAAAGAAGATAATCAGAAATTGTTCAACGACTTGAACAAATTAGATCCCAGAACAAGTGTCTGGGCAAATCGTACAACCGCAGTTGGTATGTGGCAATTTCAGGGAGGTGCTGCGCGTACCGCTAACGATAACGATCCACCTGGTCCAGGTGTGTACCGACTGAGCAACATCAAAACAAACACCACTAGGGAAATTAAACTCCCTAAAGCAATCCTCTCCCGATATGCGACTTTGTCTGATTTTCCCATAGGCCCTGGAAATGATTTATCAAATGCAGCCATTCATCCTGGTGGGAGATTTGTAGCAATTCCTTGTTGGCTTCCTGATGAAGCACCTAATCGCATTTTTGCTATTCTGGATTTTTCCGAATTAACTTGTCGATACATAGAGTTGTCGAAGAATGAAGTCTATGAATATAAGATATTAAATTTTCATGAAACAAAGCCGATTCTCTTCTATATCACGAGTAACCAGAATCGGCAATTGCATGCATTTGATATGTTAGCACATCAGCAACTTTGGCAGCAAAAGTTGTCGAACATGTTCTCATTCAGACAATCTCCTGATGGGAAATGCCTGGCATTTTCTTCTAATCTATCTGATGAAACGGTACTGTTCGATTCTGACACCGGCAAATTAATTCAGTTGCTGCCTGCCGGACCGAATCTGTCAGGTTCTATTAATCACGATTTCATGGCATGGTCGGCAGATAGCAGTAAATTATTCTGGGCAAATAAAGGGCATATTTACTGTTGGAACCATCAAGGTGAGGTGCTGCACCACAGACAGGATGCCTTCCCAGGCGAGTGGGTGGTTGCTGGTATCGATCTTTCACCAAAGAATGATTATATTGCACTGAAATTGAAGGAGACAAACCCCGAAGCACACTACCTTGGGTTGTTCAAAACAGATGGTTTGACTTCCTGCACGGCAGAACCTTACCGCTTAAAAACAAGCTTTCAATGCCTGTTTCATCCAACAGAACGTCGCTTACTGGTAAATCGTTCTACAGAGACCAGAACACAGCCAAATACACTGATCATCTGGGATTATCCACGTGGTAAACCATTGGTACAAATTGCGATACCCACAGGCACCTTGCAGTTTTCTAACGATACAAACCAGCTTTATGTGACAGGCACCGATAGAACAATGGTGCTGGACTTCAGCAAATTTATTGCAACCAAGGAACCACCCCGCCCACCAATCAACAGGAAGTTGCTGCCTGTATACAGTTTCGGTTTAAATCGTCAGTTGACAATTTTTGGGCCACTGAACAACGTCTCAGTATATCGCACGAATCCAACCCGAGCATCACATTTTGCAGATATTGCATTGGCTGCAAATGGTATTGAAGCTGTCATTGCCTGGAAAAAAGTGATTCAGCTTGATCCCCACTTTGCTTCGTTACATTTTGAATACGGGTGTTCTTTGTTGGCAATTGGACAGCAATTAAAGGCTGAACAAGCCTTTCGACGTGCTATCGAGCTAGATATAGATTGTTACCCAGCTTACCTTGGGTTGGCTTACATCAAGCAAGAAGCTAATCAGTACGATCAGGCTATTGATACTCTCCAACATCTATTAAAAGTGCGACCTTGTTCTGCAAAAGTATTATATGAGTTAGGAAAAATTTATTTCAAGATGAATGATTTGGAGCGTGCGAGAATCCATTTTAAAGAAAGTTTGGATACAATACAGAATCAATTCAGTTATCCACTTGACTATGATTTACCAGATAATGTATCCAAAGACTTGTTCATGGTGCTTGCAAAGCTCCATGATTATCAGCAGTTAGAAATCGTTGCAGAAAAGTCTGTTTCCTTAAAGAAGTTTTTTCGAGAAGGCCATATTTGGAAGTCAATTGCATACGACTTGCAAGGAAAAGAGACCGAAGCAAGTGATTACTTGTCTACACATTCCGGCAGCATCCTGCCTTTCACAACCAAATCGGACGCTCTTTACGCACGTGGTGGAATCTATTGGCAGCAGTTGAGAATGCTCGATCGTGCTGAGGCCGATTATCGCGAAGTTCTTCGATTGTCGCCAATGAATGAGATGGCCCACAATGATCTCGGGTGCGTCTTACGGGATCAGGGTAAGTACGATGAAGCACTCAATCATTTTGATCAAGCCACGAATTTAAACAAGTCTCTCTGGTTCCCCTATCGCAATCGGGCCTACATTTTCAAATATCAGAACAAGTACGATCTCGCAGTCAAAAATTTCCGTGAAGCGGTGAAATTGCGCCCCAATAATTCGCATGATGTCACTAACCTTGCACTCTGTTTGCAACGGCTTGGCCAGCCTGAAGAAGGGATCAAGCTACTTCAATCATTTGTGCCACTTGCAGATACCATGGACCCCAAAATTTCAGCCACTATGTGGATATATAATTCTGCCTGTCTGGCTGCCTTAGGCGGTACCAGAAATGTTGAACCAATTACCCCAGGGGTCACTCGTAGTCAATTACGCACCCAGGCCCTCAGCATCCTCGAAGAACAACTCCAGGATTATCGTCAGCGATTCAGTGCCAATCCGGAACTCGAGAGAGCAATGATATCTGCCGAAACGACCCACTGGTTGAAAGATGCAGATTTAGCGGGAGTGCGACATCCCCTGGCACTGTTTCAGCTCCCCACAGACGAGCGTCAAGCCTGGCTTAACTTCTGGGCAAAGGTGGGCAAGTTTCAGCAGGAATTCACAAAATGA